One window of Acanthochromis polyacanthus isolate Apoly-LR-REF ecotype Palm Island chromosome 19, KAUST_Apoly_ChrSc, whole genome shotgun sequence genomic DNA carries:
- the LOC127531190 gene encoding LOW QUALITY PROTEIN: E3 ubiquitin-protein ligase TRIM39-like (The sequence of the model RefSeq protein was modified relative to this genomic sequence to represent the inferred CDS: inserted 2 bases in 1 codon; deleted 1 base in 1 codon; substituted 1 base at 1 genomic stop codon), with protein MCKKHHVLLDMFCRMDKESVCRLCVSEDHETHIMRLKWIXKHFVDVTLDPDTAHCLLTLSDNGKRGQGRQWQKRPSNPKRFTXVLLGHQLQQRKGFSSGRFYFEVQVEGKEKWAVGVVKESADRKKWFSVSPEHGYWTIELGGGYKANMSPPVFLYPRKLKKVGVFVDYEDGEVSFYDTQGKCHIYSFTGYTFTEKLYPSLQCGIDDSVPLV; from the exons ATGTGCAAGAAGCACCACGTTCTGCTGGACATGTTCTGCAGGATGGATAAAGAGAGCGTTTGCCGGCTTTGCGTCAGTGAAGACCACGAGACCCACATCATG AGGTTGAAGTGGATTTGAAAGCACTTCGTAGACGTAACTCTGGATCCCGACACCGCACACTGTTTGCTCACTTTATCCGAC AATGGGAAGCGAGGTCAAGGAAGGCAGTGGCAAAAGAGGCCTTCCAACCCTAAAAGGTTCAC GGTTTTACTGGGTCATCAGTTGCAGCAAAGGAAGGGCTTCTCCTCTGGGAGGTTTTACTTTGAGGTGCAAGTCGAAGGGAAGGAGAAGTGGGCTGTCGGAGTTGTTAAAGAGTCCGCAGACAGAAAGAAATGGTTCTCGGTGTCACCAGAACATGGATACTGGACGATAGAACTGGGAGGCGGTTACAAAGCCAACATGAGTCCGCCTGTCTTCCTCTACCCACGGAAACTGAAGAAAGTTGGGGTGTTTGTGGATTACGAGGATGGAGAAGTGTCTTTTTACGACACTCAGGGCAAATGTCACATCTACTCATTCACCGGCTAcacttttacagaaaaactCTACCCGTCCTTACAGTGTGGCATTGATGACAGCGTGCCGTTGGTCTGA